aaaatgccgcacattgcgcggcatgcaaatttatattctgacaaccCCGGCTGACAACTCACAGCGctgcatacgagatgtatgtgctgtgccgCGTTCAACGTACACACGgcatgtcatgatcatgatgatgttgatggtatgatacgcctagccgcgcctatggccggctaagcttcattgctgttcaaatacatgtaggcctactaaagtattgcaatttaattgcgttgatataattcggaataattcgttttaaagtagcctatttgcttccccaattcccatgcgtggttggtcatgttggtggtatgtaggccctatgtcagttttttacattctactgagtactgttgcaatatttttgcatgcatacccatgaccgtttcaagactatgactgagaaatttgctttttgtttgttaagataaaaataaaatgcaagaatcatctttccccacacaatacttcttacaaacaaggtgttgatattggccctttcgatgcaaaacaaagcacaaatgaaggaaagaaaacaaaacaataatgtttttgattttttattcaattaggGCCTACACATATAcaaaaaaagtaatggcctatgaaaagaccccctaaatataggcctaataggcctaatattaatattattttagtcctgaaaacaaaatacaataaacaagcataaaagaatctgatacgaaaatgtgttactctgaaacgttacaatcgtaattttcagtcaaaaaatccacaagaaatgactcttgatacaacttaggcctatatttaaaaaacagaaacgactgcctgcatctggaaggtcttatttcatacatcagaattattgcaagatggctttaggtgaccgtggccatTGGCTAttaaatgcacaaatttagattttctttctatttaaataatactatagtatgttaaagcttatgccctgtagattaccggtacattcggttcttgagatatggcctgtcaaaatggcgcgaaacaaaaacaaaaattggcaacaactttctttttattttctatattttgacaagtccagttgccagatgattttctaattaggcctacatgcatgaattatgcaaagtaaagatttcagataatcagatacaattaaaagagctatggtactgaggcatggtacatgggtagaacacacactataggcctactacaaaattacggttgcgttttggcaaatttcaatttgcataattaattagggccacttattagaaaagttgattagggccctaattaattatgcaaatggaaatttgccaaaggcatccatgggttttatatcttattttgtagccgatctgaacattttactttgtataattcttgcatatataattagaaaataaggcctacctgacaacattgcataacaaaaataaaagaaagttgttgtcaacttcttggttacgtgccattttgacaggccatattttggtaaccgaatatccgattaaaataaaattttcagtcttgtaatcaggagagaatgggctcacatatttcaatcaaacaaaaatctatatccaatagcgttaccttaaagctagcattataagtgtctccttaactaataacaaaaggtgcccactggtatcctggaggcattgtcttttttaaagacatttcttgttttgcaATTATTCTTATAATTATAGATACGATATGGGTTACAACATCATGTGATTGATGTATCGCAGCCATCTTGTCTTCCATCAGATGAGGTTACATTAGCAGACGAATTACAAGATGTTGGTTACTCAACACACGCAGTTGGCAAATGGCATCTGGGGTTTTATAAGGAAGATTGTTTACCAACCAATCGAGGATTTGAAACATTCTTTGGTATGATATCATAACTATTTCAAACCAatcatttctcccttcctccatcTCTTTCTTTCTCCTCTCTCCATGCTCTTGGTCGACCGATATCTCATGATCATCTAgatatgccatagtcgattttataaaatagggtcactccatatcataATCAAGGAGCcccccccacctgaccccctccgatttgctttatattttatgttgtacctgtaaaaatattaaaaacctgcaaatttgaggtctgtagctcttacggattttctgtggcagccatttaaatttggagtagggggtctaaatttggacctaaaagttgccctttaaataaatttcatctttgggagtctgtgccttcttgaTAAAAAAAAGAGGGAgatctgaaaccttgtatacacactaactgcatgcccaatgtgtccaaaagtaaaaataaattctgtaattgcgagttgtgtcacggggtcattaaatatgcaagaaaaaatgtaatgttttgtaaactggcaagtttagcccccctaaattcacattttttgtcagattaattattttctGTTGTCACTGATTTCCTTTTTATTAAGTTTGTCTTTTTACCTCTGTATGTGTATTTTTGGCTTCGTGGCGCAATCAGTTAGTGCGCTGTGACTTTTTTAAAGTCCCGCGCATGCCGACGTCCCGGGTTCGAAACCCACCCAAGCCTTCGTTTTATTTTTACTACATTTTTCCAgcttgtgtttttgaatcatattaaACTGGTCAAAAACCCGTATTACTTACAAAAGAGttgcttttttttgtttgtttttgatttgattgCCGGAGAATATTGTTAACTTATTCCTATTCCTTAACCATAATCCTCATAATCCTAGGGGTGGagttaggggggggggcaaattattCAATTATGTCGAAAAGTAACTttgttaggcctataatattatgttgTCAATCATTCCTAATTTTTAGAGTTTTTAAagtacaaaattcaaatttcaaacgttattctgatttgttCCCGGGATTTGTATGCCGagaaagataggcctatatcataattataatgagcacattttgtaCAGAAGCTTTCCCCACTCCATTAACAAACACCCCCCAATCACTACCCCTACACATATACAAAGGCCAACCGTAAGCAGTCATAGTTTGATGATCGATGAACttgtttttcaccaaaagaccggAAAAATGCTGTTATCGTGCGGGAGCGCGAGATTTGAATGTTAACCAACCAACCGTCACACGCGCGAGATTTAaatattaaagggcaggtctattgcaaaaacaagtttatctctattcgaagagaataattattacattacaagttgacacttgttgcaattttgtatgcgtatttctcctgaaaaaggagaaattgcgtgggtaaagttcagcctcgtacgtgttctccccccccgtttgaagcgtacgtgttctcccccgtttggctgatgacgtaggtaaattaagcggacactatatcatgctctcatcatacagacaatcacaatcactttgacaagtttggcattagcaacaatgagttgtactatcatttaccataacaatgctgcataacaatatgcagactattgttctcatttcggaaacaaagcccacacagtattgttactatgcgtttgctttgtaatatttcatccaactgaaactattattaactattatagctgcaatatacagggaaatcagatacatgagtttatGGACTTGcttgtctcagattgatcacgctgaaattctaagctcaaataatttttctcatgatattgatatacatatgaattttaatattataatttactaatatataaagaaagaagcggctgattttatccatatgtttaaaaaccattaaatttgtaatacttaattcagactttttttctgtgaacaacaacagtatacgttctgtgcattgagaatgtttatagttcCTTCttgcaaagcaggcacagtcatttcatgacgttaACTTTTTTCTATGTCAAACTCAAAtttgtctcgttcgaaggaactcatcgcttaagttggtttttgcggaatatctcattttatattaatttctaaaaaaaagagtcattttcattgtcctcataatagcttggcaatgatatgatgttgtccgaccAATATAAATGACTTTTTAATAGGCTGGGCCAAGTtgttccgtgtgtctgtggtggggtaAATAATCCTCCTTTGTTTTCCCTCGGATCAACATACACGTACAAATGATGCATGGTGGAATATGCTGATTTTCAGACACCGGAAGTAAAATTGCGCTTTTATAGAAAAATGGCAATTTCTTCGCACATACGAGTCTCACCTTTCCACACATAGGTGGGTAAAATTATCGCATATATTAATATCATAGTGGGAAGGTTTAACATAACTGTACAAGTTCACCATAGTTTTCAGTCGtgacttttaatattttaatatcatttttaaaatgtaaatttacTACAGGATTAAGTGTAGGCCCCTACTTTGTTCTATTtgtctgaaattcaatttcatatCATATCGCATTTTCTCAGGTATGTACAGTTCCACAATGGATCATTACACCTACTTAAGACATGACACTTTCCCAAATCACAAGATATCAGGATTGGATCTTCATAATGACACTGTACAGAGTTTTGATCCAGCCTGGGACGGTAGTGGTCACTATTCAACGGAGCTCTTGACAAGAGAAGCTCAAAAGGTGATAAAACGACATGCTACGTATGAAAAGGTAAAAATTCCACAAAGACTACATAACTACTAGTATATTACGCTACAagtacaaatgggctattccggaaaataagtgcacaccccctatagaggagtaactttgaAACTATTATGCAAAAGAAAATGGGACTCCATTTTGACGATACTTCCCCCCTTTTAAGATCAGCGGATGGGGATCGAACCCACGCCGCGCCGTTATCATGCATACAGCATCGGCCTacttccagcgccttagaccgctcggctacctGCATTACGTTGGtatggtatctgtcaatgagttgaccatatcaccaggctgtcattatagctagaggcagtatatggccCACATGGGTCAGTGAGTTACACacaaatgaccttgtgtggtattggttcccaggatgtgagttttgcctgaggcaatttgtggttaaatgttgattcctcactacaagagttattaccgtcgatttggttgaaaagggAGGCGAGAcgtgatcaaatctctccaggtaacaaaacgtaatgtgacTTGTTGTAGCCATCTTGAAACTTTTTTGAACATATTAATCGTAACTTTATGCCacacaagcaaagacagaaaatgtgccatattttggaattttatctgcttaaaaataTTAGTGTTTATTATAGCGCTTAATTGTTGATATTTGCGTGTTCAACATACATAAATAAGACAATACATGGGCctatatacatgcacaatacattatcgattttgACTCTCCGGACTGCCCGGGCGGACTGCACGTGGCTATATAGATCAGTATATGGAGccaaccatttttttttataaacgttCGGGGGTTttccatttatataaaaaaaattgacattagaccccaaattttatttcagaaaataaatgattagattacAATAAAAACGAAACAATAATCTTTGGCgaggtctaatgtaatttttacatagaattgtcaacatttttttcTGCCCTCATTTacactaaatttaaaaaaatactttgaAGTGCATGTAtaaaatttaaatctaaattctctgcctcctaaaccacataaactatAGCACGCTTGGGTaacacgaatcgttatatatgatgtacagctAATATTTATATATTCTTTTATTACATGGGATGCTTCAgtgtttacacaaaaaatatttcctttAAAACAGTAATaataactagagataatttgcgctcacagagcgcaaacaatcgcaaggcatgtaaccctttaatgacctttttacCTGagctttgaccttaatgtttcccggatCACAAGGtatgttgtcaccgaaattgatccccataccccttacagaaaatgaaattaggGTATAAGATTTGATCCCAGATAACTTTGACTatataaatgactgtttcatgtccgaccaaatcacgaccatcggcccgagagcgccgttcaaataagttagaataattttcggcaatttggcggccattttgaattttttggtataaggcagccattttggattttcatCAACTATGTAAATgactttttcatgtccacagacatattcatagacacccaaatcaccaccatcggcctgataaTAAATAAGTTCAAATAAGTTTgcctaaaattcaccattttggccgccattttgaattttggaacataaggaagccattttggattttgtaaactatctaaatgactttcgcaagtccataaacatatatttagacaccaaaatcaccaccattggccttagaatacatttttattaattttgaccATTGTGGGGCACCCCCGGAAAAATCTCTTTGGACACATTTTTAaataaagtggactacgggagcgtgttctacgcaacaTTTCAGTCTATAAACCGTAtcaaagtgaacactatttcccatccgcgcgtgaatgagagcccgactaattGGGGAGGGTTGGAAaagatttcttgaagtatagtgaatccagcaccttttggcggcataataagtttatggtaccaaTGCGCGCTAAGTGCGCGAAAaactttgccatattgaagctaaactggtgaaatatggtgcaaaagtggaataaattcgcgcgaaggggcactttgggggctaaaatggccaaatatgaggttaatttggtcagaaaccaacatacaggcgtcaacataggggggggggtgattgtataggCCTTCCCCCAGTAAAATATTGGcattccccgggatctacgcctatgcatggATTCATTTTTTACTCTCAGTCATATCAAAATTAATGCAGTTTACTTCCGTCTTTCCTTCAATACTTAGTGTGTCCTCCATCACTGTTCGCAACTGCTGTAATGCAACGTTGCATGCTTCTGACGTGGTGTCTTATTTCTTCTTGGTCAATGCTGTTCCACTTTCTCAAAAGGATGCGGCGCAAACACTCTAGGGTTGTGTCTGGCTTGATGAATTTGTTAGCCATCTTCTTCAGAGTGTCCCATTCTCCATTGGGGGTTCAAGTCTGTTTTCATCGATTAATCAACCATGCGAAAAACATAATGgtttaaatttgaatgaaaatggcgCGCACAATAAAGCATGTACCGCACCCAGTATTCTATGCAGAATCATTTGGAGACTTTTGACATCCGACCCTTTACCATTAAACTACTTAAAACTTTTTcaataaatgaggtgtcaaaattcacGGTATATATTCAGTGAGTTTATTAATTGGAACAATACTCTTTGGTTTTTAAATCATGGCGACGTTTTCAAGTGTTACGATACTTTTTTGAGCAGTGTAgttaattttaaatatttatgtttGTTGGTTTTATTTTGTAGCCTTTATTCCTGTACCTGTCATATATGGCTATACATGATCCAATACAAGTACCAGAACGCTACAAAGAGCCCTATAAAGACATAATAGCTAATGAACAACGACTAACCCTAGCAGGTATGATAAACAGCTTGGATGAAGGTGTAGGCAATTTGACTGAGACACTGAAAGAATCCGGTCTTTATGATAATACCATTATCATCTTTTCTACTGGTAAGCCTTTGAAATTGTAAATCTTGACTTGCAAGTTGTATGCCTACCCCAGGAAAatgtaactgaaggaattaaaatgttttctcaaaatcactttccatggacttgggtggcttttgtattcatgtattcattaggACAAGTGGAGCATGTTAAGAATATGTACACAATTAATGGTCACTTTGAACTTTGAGGGCTCATGATGCATCCTAATATTGACCCATACCCGGTACctgattttatgcatttttgacggccattttgaaattttaagatCAAGGCGACCATTTGGATTTTTAAAGTTCTTCAGTTGAATTTGTCATGTCAGAAAACATAACTACaattttaacctttttttttctttgaacaagttcatttggattgttaaaTTTCACTGTTGACAcatttctttttgtacaaatccaataaaaatgaagatgttaaactcacattttagtgacgtttcaccactacactagtggtttcatcagactggcaactcatcacatctgactacTTCCTTTTATAGTCACTGAGGAAGTGGACAGACAGAAAGAGGAGTCCAATATCCGCGAAGCGTTATCTGGCTGCGGTTATCCAGATTGGTCAATTaaaaagtcaaacaaaatagAGCCACTCCAAAAACAAAGTCTAACTCAAAGAATAACGATGACAGTGAAAAGTCGAAAGGCATGGTGGTAGTTCCCTATGTAGAGGGACTATCTGGAGCGAGTTTCAAGAGTTttcaaaaaacatggtttttctaCTGCTATGAAACCCCACCGTACCATCCGCAGTATGCTTGTTCACCCGAAGGACAAACTCCTCCCGCAACAAAAAGCAGAGGCGATCTATGAAATCCCCTGCGGGGACTGTGCTGGCACTTACATCGGAGAAACTGGCCGTCCTTTCGGCGTTCgcctcaaagaacaccaaaaagaggtggagaaatttgaaactAAGCCCTACACACGAGCCAGCCGCAAGTCATCAAttacagacattcacaagtcagctatcaccgatCACGTTGCCTCGACAAAccattccatcaattgggaggactcaaaagtcatcgatagagaagctgacaagaccaccagatgattgaaagaagccatctggattcgccgaaaaggaaaagacactctaaacaaggacgagggggcctactcactcaacaacttctttgaccaactcatcacgccctctatagcggttcctgttgcctataaaaggaagcagtcaggtgtgatgagttgccaatctgatgaaaccactatagcgtagtggtgaaacgtcactaaaatgtgagtttaacatcttcatttttattggatttgtacaaaaaagaaatatgtcaacagtaCAATTTTAACCGTTTTAGTAAAAATGCACCTGGCCAGAAGTGCGTTGACCTTTGTCACGTTTCTGACCATAACTCCGTAACCATAAAGGTTGCACATATGACAAACTATATGACCAGGGGAGTACTTTGGTATACTTTTAAAAAGAATTGGGATCATgtataattttgacccctgtttgaccttaattGGCCCCTACCATAATGCCTGACACTTTGAAGAGGGCAGCCCAAGCCAAATTTGTTCAGTACCTTTCAGACatgccaaaaacactttcaaacctttgttctaaGACTTGGTCACGAATTATTAGCATTCTTCGTCTACTTAACAGGGGTTGTTTCGTCGCCTAAATGCCCAAGGCTTATAAATTAACCATTTTCTTTCAGATAACGGTGGATCTGTTCAATATTCTGGAAATAATTGGCCTTTCCGAGAATCCAAAAACACTCTTTATGAGGGAGGTGTCCGTGGAGTTGGATTTATTCATAGTCCGTTATTACCTGATCCAATCAAAGGTACCACTAGCCATGCGTGGATCCACGTCACTGATTGGTTCCCAACCATCCTTTCGGGCCTAGCTGGAAGAGACACCATGACAAAAGCGATAGATGGAATTGATGTTTGGAAAGCAATTATGTAAGGAAACGGTTTAATGAAGCATGTTCTTGTTAGAGTTAAATGGCGTATATCCTTTGCCATGAGAAATG
Above is a window of Amphiura filiformis chromosome 7, Afil_fr2py, whole genome shotgun sequence DNA encoding:
- the LOC140156626 gene encoding arylsulfatase J-like yields the protein MSIVFFRLAILVAVLSAVYICLELLLKAQEESTYIDTAINGNRRSPPHVVFILVDDLGYNDVGYNAKLHGSAIRTPNIDKLASHGVILDNYYVHNVCTPTRAQLLTGRYPIRYGLQHHVIDVSQPSCLPSDEVTLADELQDVGYSTHAVGKWHLGFYKEDCLPTNRGFETFFGMYSSTMDHYTYLRHDTFPNHKISGLDLHNDTVQSFDPAWDGSGHYSTELLTREAQKVIKRHATYEKPLFLYLSYMAIHDPIQVPERYKEPYKDIIANEQRLTLAGMINSLDEGVGNLTETLKESGLYDNTIIIFSTDNGGSVQYSGNNWPFRESKNTLYEGGVRGVGFIHSPLLPDPIKGTTSHAWIHVTDWFPTILSGLAGRDTMTKAIDGIDVWKAIISNSTSPRKELLHSIDPISWPKLTGTAALQMGDWKLLLGNICLLRDGSAGRINLANCAWYPPKESNLTFISPEEPRDKKIWLFNIARDPLEKHDLATRRPGIVKRMMGRLRAYNETAVPPWFPPRDPNSNPKYNGGVWGPWE